In Paenibacillus durus, the DNA window ATGCGACTCATGCGGCTGCTTTTTTGGTACGCCCGGCATGGGCGCTATCTAACCTTTATATTAGGTCGAGAAGACCGGATTTAAACCTGCGGCGGCATTGGCGGCATATGCCAGCAGAGCGGCGCTTCCTCCCGAAGTGTGCCTTCCAGCGGGCCGCCTTCCCGCCGCCAATACTCGATGCCGCCGAGCATCTCTTTGACCCGGTAGCCCTGCGCGGCCAGCCGGGCGGCCGCTTTGGTAGCTCCGTTGCAGGCCGGACCCCAGCAGTACAGGACCAGTACTTTGTCCTGCGGAAGCGCCGCAAGTCCACCGCTGCCAAGATGTCCCGAGGGGAGAGAAACGGCGCCGGGCAGATGCGCTTCTTCATAGGAGCGGGCATCGCGGACATCAACCAGAATAAAGCTTTGGATTCCTTCGCGGATATCGTAAGCAACGTCGGCCACATCGGTCTCAAACCTTCCTTTTGCGGCAAAATAGGCCGTGGCTTCGTCAGGGGAGGCAGCCGGGGCGGCCAGCACCTGCGATTTGGGCTTGAAATTCATGCTGTCATCCTCCTTGAAATGGTGATATGGCTGTTTTCTTTATTTTAGCTTGATTTGGTCATTGCAGTTATCTATAGTATTGGATAACAACTATCGAAATAAATGATATTTAAATAGGAGAGATGCGGGATGGAGCTTACCTATTTGCGTACCTTTTGCGAGGTTGCCGCCAGCGGCAGCCATACACGGGCGGCGGAAAACCTGGGGTACGCGCAGTCCAGCGTCACGGCTCAGATCGCCAAGCTGGAGGAAATGTATGGGGCGAAGCTGCTGGAGCGTTCGGGGAGGGGGATGGCCCCGACCTTTGCCGGCAGAACGCTGCTCCGTTATGCCCGCCAAATGCTGGCGCTGAGCGAGGAAGCGAAGGAGGTCATCGCCGAAGGGCAGACGGGAGAGCTGGCGATCGGTTCGATTGAGACGCTTGCCGCCTATTTTTTGCCGCAGCGGCTGCATCAGTACCGTAAGCAGTATCCGGATATCCGCATCCGTGTCCTGCCAGGCTCTGAAACTGACATTATTGCCGCCGTACGGAATAAATCCGCCGATTTCGGCCTGATTTTTGACATGCCCTATGCATCGGATGAGCTTCAAGTCTTGGCTTTGCAGCCGGAGGAACTGTTCATCATCGTCCATCCCGGACACCCGCTCGCGGGCCATGGTTCGGCAGAGTTGTCCATGCTTGCCGCCGAGCCGCTCGTTCTGACCGAGGATACGTGTACGTACCGGAATTTTTTGCTGCAAAAAATGAGAGGTTTGGGAATGACGCCGAGAGTGGAGCTGGAGTTCGGCAACCTGGAGGGGATCAAGCAGGCCGTCAAGCATGAATGGGGCGTTGCTTTTCTTCCGGGCTATACGGTCTTGGAAGAATTGCGGCGGGGGGAGCTAAGGGCGATTCCAGTGTCGGAAGACGGCGGCAAAGGCTTCTTCATCCAGCTGATATACCGCAAAGACCGCTGGCTGTCCGCTTCCTTCAAGCGATTTATCGAAATGATGCAGGCAGGCGGGTAGAGTAACAAAGCTAAGCCCTTGGAGATACGAGCATGCGGGTGATGCAGGGATACGGCAGCGCAAGCAGAAAGATCAAAAAAGCCGCATTCCGGCAATTCGGTATGCGGCTGTTCAAGTGTATGTCATCAGTTCTTGCACGTTATGAACTGCAGGCGGGATTTGATTTCTTTTTGCCATTTCAAATCTCCTACCTTGACGGCAAGATTAAACAGATCCAGGTAATCATCAACCTTCAGTGACGTCCGGGCAGCGGCTGCGTTCATAAGCATTCAGTCTCCTTAAAATAAATTTAACAATAGTCTTTAATAATGATAATCATTATCACCAAAACCATTATTGTTATTATCCACATACTACGTCGAAAAATCAATATGAAAAGTGAGATATCTCACTTTTAAATGTTACAATTTTAAGCAATGTGACAAGAGAAGGAATATTTAAAATGGGTATGAGGGCTGATAGATACGCTGGGAACGGGTGTTTTATATTGATGTAAGCAGGATATATCCCAATATTTGTCGAAAGATCTTATATAGTTAATAAGTATTCGAAAAGGAGAAATTGTATGAGGCGGTTCAAAGTCATTCTCCTGTTTTTTATTCTGTTTATCCTTTTGCCGGATGCCGCTTACGCTGCAAAAAAACATGTCGTCTACAAGGCGGAACTGGACTATCCTCCCTACAAATACATACAGAATGAATATTTGACCGGCTTTGACATTGATCTCACCAATATGATTTTCGGGAAGCAGGACTACCTGGTTCAGTACGGCAGCGACTCATGGAGCAGGGTATACCGGCAGCTTCGTGACGGAGAGATTGACACAGCGGGAATGATGGCTGTAACCGAGGAGCGGAAAGAGGATGTTCTCTTTTCAAGTCCTGTCATGAAGATCCGTATTTCCGTGTACGCCCGGCAGGATTTAAAGGATGATATCGGTCCGGAACACTTGGGCAATTATAAAGTCGGCGTAGGCGAGGGGCAGTATACCGAAGGCATCCTCCAGCAGAGGCTGGGGGTTTCCGGCTATACGGTTTATCCGACGGTTGCGGAAGCATTAGACGCTCTGCGCAGGGGCGATATTGATCTCCTGTTCGAGAACCAGGCGGTCGTAGATTATCTGATTGTGGAAGAAGGATTGACCGGCAGCATCATACATAAAATGAGAAATCTTTATCCGGCTGACGTGGCTTACGGAATCAGTAAAACTTCACCGGAGCTTGTGCCTTATATTAATGACCGTCTGAAGCAGTTAAAGCGGAGCGGGGCGTTTGAGGAGCTGTACCAGCAGTATTTTTTCAAGCATTCCGAAGATTACCGCAACAGGCTGCAACTAAAGACCATCGCCTGGATCGTCATCGGGTGCTGTCTGCTGGCCGTAGGCGCTTTCCTTCTCAGAATGTATATTAATCATTTGCGCCGGATTATTCAGGCCGAGCAGCAGTTTTTCGAGGATATGATCGAGCATACGGGCGTTTTGGTCTGGGCGGTTTATGAGGACAGGACGGTTCTGCGTCTGAACAAGTACGGTGAAAAAGTCATCGGCCTTAAGGAAAAGGAAATCATCGGAAAAAGCCTGGAGGATGTTGAGGTGAAAGTGCCCGGCGGAAACAGGATGAAGGAGCTGCTGTGCCGGGCGGCCTCGCAGGATTTTGTCAGTCATGTGGAATTTCAGATCCCGGACGGAGTTTCCAAGGGACGATACTTTACGTTTCGGACGACGCTGATTAAGGGACTTGAGGGCAGCAATTCAAAAGCTTTTGTACTGATCGGCATAGATATCGACGAGTCCAAGCGGAATGAACTGGAGCTTCAGTCCAGTTATAGGAAGCTGGAAGCCACTCATTTGGAGCTGGCGGCCGCAAAGGAGAAACTGCAGGATCAGAACGGCAAGTTAAGCTACAGCGAGCAAAGATTCCGCCTGGCTGTGGAAGCCTCCGGCGCCTTTTTGTGGGAATACGATTCCGAGAAGCAGTGGCATTGGGTATCAGAACGCTGGTATGAGGTCATGGGCTATAAACAAGAGGATATGGATCTTTCTGTGGAAGCGGTGCTTAATTTGATCCATCCCGATGACCGGGAGCGGGCAAGAAAGGCCCGGGAGGAGCATTTGGCGGGTCTGACGCCGGTGTACGAAAGTGAATACCGGATGCGGACCAAGGACGGGCATTACTTCTGGTTTGAAGTCAGAGGCAAGGCGACTTACGACAAGCGGAAAGGAATCCAGCTGTTCCTTGGTTCCCTGATTGACATAAGCAACCGGAAACAAATGGAGCTGAAGCTTAGCGGCAGCTATCAGGAGCTTGAAGCGACCTATGAGCAGCTTGCGGCAACGCAGCAGGAGCTTGTAGACCAGTATGATACTCTGCTGGAGAATCAGAGAAAGATGCATCATCTCGCCTATTTCGATTCTTTGAGCCATTTGCCCAACCGTCTATGTCTGCTGGAGACGATGGAGAAGTACTTCCAGCTCCCCGGCCGCAGTGCTGCACTGCTGTTCGTGGATACGGATAATTTCAAATACATCAATGATACGATGGGACATAAGTTCGGCGATATTCTCATCTGCCAGGTCAGCGAAAGACTGCAGTCGATCATTGTCCGTGGCGGCAGCATGCTCTCAAGATTGGGCGGCGATGAATTTGTCATCTTCTTAAAAGATATTGAAGAGCATAAGGAAGTGCTGGCGTTGGCGGAACAGCTGCTCTCCGAGTTCAGGAGGCCGTTCGAGATCGGTGAGAGCAGCGTTTATGTCTCCGCCAGCATCGGGATATCCTTCTACCCGAAAGACGGAAATACGACAGAGGAAATTCTCAAAAATGCGGATGTAGCGATGTACCGTGCCAAAGAAGCGGGTAAAGGCGTTTATGCCGTATACGACAGGGGGATGCACACCGAGTTTAACGAGCGGATGATGATCGAGAAGCATCTGCGCAGCGCGCTGGACAATGAAGAGTTTGAACTGTTCTACCAGCCGCAGGTCGATCTCCGTACAGGCGCTATCTCCGGCTTCGAAGCACTGATCCGCTGGAACAGCCCCGATCTCGGCTTCGTCTCGCCTCTGTCGTTCATCAAGATTGCTGAAGATTCCCGGCTGATTATCCCTATCGGGGAATGGGTGCTCCGGAAGGCCTGCCAGTTCATGTCGGGGTTGTGCCGGCAGAACAATAATTGCTGTAAAATTGCGGTCAATATCTCGGTTATTCAACTGCTGCAGGACGATTTTATCCAAACTGTGCTGAATGTCCTGTCCGAAAGCGGAATCTCCCCCGGGTGCCTTGAACTGGAGATTACGGAGACGGTCTTCATCGAATCGTTCGAGCGGATCGTCGGCAAGCTGGAGTATTTAAAAATGCAGGGCATCCGCATCGCGCTTGACGACTTCGGAACGGGTTATTCATCGCTTAGCTACCTCCAGCAGCTGCCGATTACTACACTCAAGATGGATAAGGTCTTTATTGATCAGCTGTCGGATGATTCATACAGCCAGTCGTTTATCCGGACGATGGTGTCGCTGGGTCATGAAATGGGGCTGGAGGTCGTGGCGGAAGGCGTGGAAGACAGCAGCCAGCTGGTCATTCTTGAGGAGGCCGGATGCGACAAGGTGCAGGGCTACCTGTTCAGCAGACCGCTCTCGCAGCGGAACACGGAGGAACTGCTGCGGCGCCATAAGCTTGATTAGGCCGGGCTTAATGCGGAATGTTGCAAGCGGGAGCAAGCCTTTAGTCATTCATATTCTGTAAAAAATTAGGGATGTCCAGTCCAGCCTCAAGCTGGTGCGGACATCCCTTTCGCTGTTTGCCTGCCATTATAAAATGACAATTCGGTTCTTTCCCGTCTTCTTGGCCTCGTACAGAGCGTCGTCCGCCTTCTGGAAGACGAGGCTTTTGGAGCCGGAACCCTGAAAATCATGCATGCCGATGCTTACCGTTACCGATTTCCCTTCCATTTCGGCAATAGGCAGACCGGCGATGCTTGTCCTGACCCGTTCCATGATTTCATGGGCGGCCTCAAGCGGCTTGGCGGTCAGAATGACGACGAACTCTTCGCCCCCGTAGCGGGCGGCAAAGTCATCGGCACCGATATGCTTAAGTATTGTAGCGGCCACCTGCTTAAGCGCAATATCCCCTACCGAATGCCCGTAGGTATCGTTGACCTTTTTAAAATTATCGATATCGAGTATGGCCAGCTGCATCGGAAAAGGATTCGACTCCTGGTGTTCGATCAGCCAGCCAAAATATTCGTGAAAGGTCTTGTGATTGTACAGATCCGTCAGCGGGTCGATCTTGGACAGACGGTCCATAATAATATTCTGGATACGCAGATCCTGCTCCGATTTCTCCGAGCTTTCCAGCGAGCGGATCAAGTCCCGTCCCCGGCGGATTACGGCAAGCCCTGTCAGCAAGGTTGCCACAATAATGCTTATTGTCAGAATCATTTCAATCCGCATGTCTTCGTTGCCAACTCTTCTCCCGAACACCACTGCGGTATACAGCAGGGCAGCTGTCGATGACAGAATCAGGTACAGGGTCTCCAGATAGATCATAGATACCAGAAGCGGGAGGAGCAGGAAGAACGGTTTTACATGAATATTCTCCGAAAGAAACGCAATGATCAGGCTGGAAATAAAGTAGCTTCCAATGGTGATAGAGATTTCGCTAAGCACAGTCTTCCATTTATAAATGCACTCAAGCAGAAGAATGACACCCAAAATCATTAAATCGGGCAGCAAGCTATGGGAGTTAAGCATTTGATTTAATAAATGGACCAGGAGCATAATCCAGAAGGCATTCAGCAGTACACGGTTCCAATTTAATTGACGAGGAGTATACAAAGAATTAAACATAAGGTGATCCTCATTTCCAGTCGCGATGCCTATATATTCGACAGAAATCCCCATTTTCCTCCCTTCCGATGGAGTGGCTGAAATGTTCGGATTTTATCTATATTTATTACAAAAATCTTAAAATTAATGCGAATCACTCTTTAAAACACGAATAATATTTAATATTTGAATTGACATATTCGTTTATTTTCGATAAAATTCTATTGGCTTCAAAAATATTTCCTGCTGTTCGTATATCCTCAAAGATAAGGTTTGGGGGTTTCTACAGGGAACCGTAAATTCCTGGCTACGGATGGGTGCCTTTGGCCTACCCTGACACCGGCCGGGATTTTTGTTTTGCCGACCTTACTTTGCATGGATAAATTCGATTTCTGGAGGAACAGATGAGTAAATATGATGTAATCGTCGTTGGCGCCGGCCCTGCCGGTATTTTTACCTGTTATGAGCTGACCCGGAAGGCCCCGCATTGGAAAGTGCTGTTGATAGACAAGGGACATGACATCTATAAGCGAAGCTGCCCGATTATGGAGGAGAAGATTCAGTTCTGTCCGCCCGCTGCGGGACGCAAGGAATTTGCCGGATGTCTGCCGGCCTGTTCCATTACCGCAGGCTTTGGAGGGGCGGGGGCGTACAGCGACGGAAAGTTCAATATTACGACGGAATTCGGGGGATGGATGACGGATTATCTGCCTCCCTCCAAAGTGTTGGAGCTGATCCGCTATGTCGATGCCATTAATTTGGAGCATGGAGCGACGGAGACGATCACCGATCCTACAACCGACCCGATCCGCCGCATTGAGCAGCGCGGGTATGCAGCCGGACTCAAGCTGCTGCGGGCGCAGGTGCGGCATCTTGGAACAGAGCAGAACCTGGAAATCCTGAAGTCGATTTACGAATATTTACGCACCCGGATTGATATGATGTTCAAGACGGAAGTGCAGGACATTGAGACGGTTAATGATAACGGCACACACCGGGTTACGGGCGTTACTCTGAAGAACGGGGAGACTTACGAGACGGAACTAGCCATGGTCGCTCCGGGACGCGACGGTTCCGCCTGGCTTACGGATGTGCTGAAGAAGCATCGGCTGAAGATGTACAATAACCAAGTGGATGTCGGCGTTCGGGTGGAGACCTCGGATGTCGTGATGCAGGAGATCAACGAGCATCTCTATGAAGGCAAATTCATTTTTAATACCTCGGTCGGAACCCGGGTCCGCACATTCTGCAGCAATCCTTCCGGACATGTTGTCGTGGAGAACCACAGCGGGGTTATGGCTGCGAACGGACACTCGTACAAGGACCCTGCGCTCGGTTCCGTCAATACCAACTTTGCGCTGCTCGTTTCCCATAAATTCACCGAGCCATTCGATAAGCCCAATGAATATGCGCGCGAAATTTGCAAACGGGCGAATGACCTGTCGAGCGGCGGAGTGATCGTGCAGAAATACGGGGATATTTTGCGGGGACGCCGTTCCACCGGGACGAGAATCGCCGAAGGTTTCGTCGAGCCTACGCTTAAAGAGGCGGTTCCGGGCGACCTTGGACTTGTGCTGCCTTACAATACGATGAAGAGTCTCATCGAAATGGTCGAGGCGCTGGAAAAGGTAACGCCAGGCATCGCTTCCGAGCATACACTCTTCTACGGAGTGGAAGCCAAATTCTATTCGGCCCGTCCGAAGCTTACGGAGACGTTCGAGACGGAAATTTCCGGCCTCTACTGCGGCGGAGATGGCGCGGGCATCACGCGCGGGCTGGCCCAGGCGGGCGCGGCGGGGATTTGGGTGGCACGGGGCATGCTTGACCGGGCCTAGCCGTTTGAGCCGCACGCGCGGATCAACAGGTCTCTCAATTAACAATCAAGGGAAGCTGCTTGTTCTCCTCAATTAGTAAGGAGCTGGTGGCTTTCCTTTTTTTCGTGGACATTTCATGGTTCATCTGTCTATAATGACCGATATATTTTAATTATGGGGGCAAGAAAGCGATGCAGTATACGTTCGTCATCCTGCTGCAGCTGCTGGAACGCGCGGCGCTGCTGCTTATGACTCTGTTTGTATTGACCCGGGTGCCGCGCTTCAAGGAGATTTTTCAAAAAAGGGCCTACACTCGGCAGGAGCTGTTTATTGCAACCGTCATTTTCAGCCTGTTCGCCATATTCAGCACGTACAGCGGAATTAAGGTGGAAGGCTCTCTCGTCAATGTGCGGATCGTGGCGATCATGGCCGGCGGCATTCTGTTCGGACCCTGGGTAGGGCTGATTACCGGCCTGATCTCCGGCGTTCACCGGTTTCTGATCGATATCGGCGGCGTCACCTCGGTGCCCTGTCTGATTACTAGCATCATAACCGGTATCGTCTCGGGGATCATCTACCGGCGCACATCCGTCGAGCGCCGCTGGCAGGCCGGAATTCTGGCAGGCATGGGCTGCGAAGCGCTGACGATGCTGCTGATTCTCGTCATGGCGCAACCGGCGTCGCTTGGCGTAGAGATCGTATCGAAGATTGCCTTTCCGATGATTGTGAGCCAGGTCAGCGTTGGACTCATCGTCATGCTCGTTCAGAGCGTGGAAGGAGAGAAGGAGCGGATCGCCGCAAGGCAGTCCAAGTTAGCGCTGGATATTGCGAACAAGACGCTTCCCTATTTTCGGAGCATCAATCCGCAGTCTCTACGCAAAATATGCACGATTATCAAGGAAGACATCGGCGCGGATGCGGTCGCGATTACGGATACCCGGTGGATTCGCGCCTACGTCGGCATCGGTGAAGAGTATTACGCCGAGAAGAACGAGATTATCAGCGAGGAAACGAAGATCACGTTGTCCAGCGGGGAGATTACGATCCGTGATAATGATACCGACTACAATAATCAGCACATCAAATCGCTCATCATCATTCCGCTCAAGGAAAAGGGCATCGTTACCGGCGCGCTCAAAATTTATTATACGAAAGCCCACAAAATTACGTATTCCCTGCAGGCGATGGCCATCGGCCTGTCGCAGATGATCTCTACGCTGATGGAGGTCTCGCGGGTGGAAGACATCAAGGAGATGGCGAACAAGGCGGAGCTGAAGGCGCTGCAGACCCGCATTAATCCTCATTTTCTGTTCAACGCGCTGAACGCCATCGTTTCTTCTATCCGAATTGATCCGGACAAGGCCAGGGAGCTTATCATTAATCTGTCGGGTTATATGCGGTACAATCTGGAGCTGACGGACGATTTCATCGATATCCGCAAGGAGCTTCAGCAGGTCCGGCATTATGTGGAGATCGAGAAAGCGCGCTTCGGAAGACGCCTTAAGGTACTCTACGATATCGACGACGAGACGGAAGTGCGCATCCCGAGCCTGATTATCCAGCCCTTGGTGGAAAATGCGATTGTACATGGCATACTAAAAGGCCGGGGCGCGGGAACGGTGGTGATTTCGGTCAAGGACCGGGGGGATTGCGTGAGGATCGGCATCCGTGACACTGGGGTTGGCATCGGCGAAGAGACGATACAGAAGGTGTATGATGGCAGCATGCCGGAGAACAAGATCGGACTGTTCAACGTGCATCAGCGGGTGAAGCTGATCTACGGCGAGGGACTGAAGATTACGAGGCTGGATAAAGGGACGGATATTACTTTTGATGTCAAAAAGGAGAGCCGATGAAAGCGATAATCGTAGAAGATGAAGAGCTGGCCAGACAGGAGCTTGCCTATCTGATCCAGGCGAACAGCGGCATCGAGATCGTCGCTCAGTTCGAGGATGGTCTGGACGCGCTGAAATTTTTGCAGACCCAGGAAGTCGATGTGCTGTTTCTTGATATCAATATTCCTTCTGTGGACGGCGTGTTGCTGGCCCAGAATATCAGCAGATTTTCCGTGAAGCCCTATATTGTGTTCATCACCGCCTATAAGGAGCATGCAGCCGAAGCGTTCGAGATCGAGGCATTCGATTACATCCTGAAGCCGTACAGCGAAACAAGGATTAAGGGAATGCTGGGCAAGCTGGAAGCGGCCTTTGCGCAGCGACCCGGCGGGGAAGAGGAGCGAAGTCCGGTCAGCAACAAGATCAATTTGTGGAAAAATGAAAAAATTATCGTGGTCGACGCCGATGACATTTACTATGCCTCAGCCCAAGAGAAGACGACGAGCGTCTTTACGCGAAGCGAAGAATACTCCATGGGAGTCAGCATCAGCGAGTTTCACGGCCGGCTGCCGCAGGAACGTTTTTTCCGCTGCCACCGGTCTTTTGTCGTCAACCTGTCCAAAATCAAGGAAATCATTCCCTGGTTCAATAACACGTATCTGCTGAGGCTGCGCGATCTCGACTTCGAGGTACCTGTCAGCCGGAGCAAGGTTAAAGAATTCAGGCAGATTATGCGGCTGTAGAGGCAGTTCATTCCTTCTTTCCGTCATTTCGTTCCGTATTTGATCCGCATTGTTGCAAGCGAGTTACAATAAAGAGGCAAAAGGCGCTCATGAACGCGGCAATAACGGATGAAAGAAGGAAATGACCATGTCGGTAGGAACTAAAGCAAACAACCGCTTCCTCATTGTACTGGGAACAATCATTATGCAGATGGGACTGGGTACCATTTATACATGGAGCTTGTTCAACCAGCCTCTCGTGACCAAATTTGGCTGGCAGCTAAGCTCGGTATCCACTACCTTTTCTATAACGAGCTTTGCGCTAGCATTCGCGACACTCTTCGCGGGTAAGCTTCAGGATAAAATCGGGCTTCGCCGCCTGACAGCGGTGGCTGGAGTTATGCTCGGTCTCGGTCTAATGTTCAGCTCGCAGGCAAGCTCGCTGCCTATGCTTTACCTACTGGCAGGGGTCATTGCCGGGTATGCGGACGGAACGGCTTACATCACTTCGCTGTCGAACCTGATTAAATGGTTCCCTAACCGCAAAGGACTTATTTCGGGAGTCTCAGTCGGCGCTTACGGAACAGGAAGCCTGGTCTTCAAATATGTGAACGCCCACCTGATCGGCTCGGTCGGAGTCTCCCGTACGTTTCTGTACTGGGGCATGATCGTCATGGCAATGGTTGTCATTGGCTCTCTGCTTGTGCGTGAGGCTTCGGTTGTCAAAGCTTCCCCGTCTCCCTCGGCGGCCGATGCCGGAAACGGAGTCAAGGATTATACGGTCGGTGAAATGCTGCGTACCAAGCAAGCCTATCTGCTGTTTGTCATTTTCTTTACCGCCTGCATGAGCGGCCTTTATTTGATTGGTATCGTTAAGGATATCGGCGTGAAGCTGGCAGGACTTGATGTGCAGACCGCGGCCAACGCGGTGGCGATGATCGCTATCTTCAACACGGCGGGACGCCTTATCCTCGGGGCGCTGTCTGACAAAGTGAGCCGCCTGAAGCTGGTTGGCGTAACAATGGCCATTACCGCCGTCGCCGCGCTGACTCTGAGCTTCGCGCATCTGAACTTCGGACTGTTCTTCGCCTGTGTGGCCGCTATCGCTTTCTGCTTCGGCGGCAATATTACCGTCTTCCCGGCTATTGCCAGCGACTTCTTCGGCCTGAAGAACCACAGCAAGAATTATGGCATCATCTATCAAGGCTTTGGCCTTGGGGCATTGTCCGGCTCGATCATCGCCGCCTTCCTTGGCGGATTCAAACCGACCTTCGTCACCATTGGGGTGCTGTGCGCGATTGCCTGCGTGATCGCCGTATCCCTGAAACCGCCGATTGGAGCACGCAAGGAACGCAAACGGAGTACGGAGATATCCCGCCGCACCGCGTACGGACGGATCTCCTAAAGGCAGCAGTAAGTTTCAAGTGATGTCGGAACTCGGCAAGACCGCCCAAACTAGATTTCAATAATCTCCTAAAAGAATAGAAAAAGGGCGGCAAACATGTAAAGAGACTGTTCCTTGAGGGTCTATCAGACCTGACGGGAACGGTCTTTTTTCGTGCGGGAACATGTTATTGTAATCAGATACATTGTATAATCTGCGGCTGTTAACGGGAGGTTTGGAGAATGAATCAATGGGGAACAAGAAAAGAAACTCTGAAAGGTAAAGAAACAGGCAGAGAATATTAATAGCTCAAAGGGGCCAACCCAAAAGTGCTCGTATCATAGGGGGAATAACCAAAAAATGACCTCAAAATCCACGGTAAAGTGGAAGATGAGGTCATTTTTTGGATACAATTACAAATATAATGTGAGGGACTAAAAATCAAAAAATGGCTTTTGGGATCATAACATGTTATAGCCTTGCGGTGTATCCCGTGTATGTTCCATCCCCTTTAATGCTAAGGGTCAACTTGATATTGATAGGTTGAATATTGCTTCCTTCCCAAATGTCCCAGCTAAGCTTGACAGTTCCGGTTGCCCAAATTCCACCGGGGTAACCGGGATTATCTGTTA includes these proteins:
- a CDS encoding LytR/AlgR family response regulator transcription factor: MKAIIVEDEELARQELAYLIQANSGIEIVAQFEDGLDALKFLQTQEVDVLFLDINIPSVDGVLLAQNISRFSVKPYIVFITAYKEHAAEAFEIEAFDYILKPYSETRIKGMLGKLEAAFAQRPGGEEERSPVSNKINLWKNEKIIVVDADDIYYASAQEKTTSVFTRSEEYSMGVSISEFHGRLPQERFFRCHRSFVVNLSKIKEIIPWFNNTYLLRLRDLDFEVPVSRSKVKEFRQIMRL
- a CDS encoding L-lactate MFS transporter — protein: MSVGTKANNRFLIVLGTIIMQMGLGTIYTWSLFNQPLVTKFGWQLSSVSTTFSITSFALAFATLFAGKLQDKIGLRRLTAVAGVMLGLGLMFSSQASSLPMLYLLAGVIAGYADGTAYITSLSNLIKWFPNRKGLISGVSVGAYGTGSLVFKYVNAHLIGSVGVSRTFLYWGMIVMAMVVIGSLLVREASVVKASPSPSAADAGNGVKDYTVGEMLRTKQAYLLFVIFFTACMSGLYLIGIVKDIGVKLAGLDVQTAANAVAMIAIFNTAGRLILGALSDKVSRLKLVGVTMAITAVAALTLSFAHLNFGLFFACVAAIAFCFGGNITVFPAIASDFFGLKNHSKNYGIIYQGFGLGALSGSIIAAFLGGFKPTFVTIGVLCAIACVIAVSLKPPIGARKERKRSTEISRRTAYGRIS